The following are from one region of the Natrinema sp. HArc-T2 genome:
- a CDS encoding amidase encodes MPESPPNVQPPTPAEIREYARRHHIDLTDQEVEDFEAAIAETLLGYERLDRLPDYRPRLEYTDRDPGYRPGPDEDPLNAFVTKCEVRGADDGPLEGYEVGLKDNVNLAGVELTLGSKLFEGYVPSTDATIVTRLLDAGATITGKLNMEDMAFSGSGELSATGPVLNPVDSDYIAGGSSSGSAAAVGNGDVDVAIGGDQGGSVRIPAAWSGLVGHKPTHSLVPYTGIAGLGRSFDHAGPICSTVDDCARVLNVIAGADGLDPRQGAVPTDDYREALSDDPSDVTVGVLEEGFGHEVSESGVDDTVRDALTAFEDAGATVTEVSVPMHLDGLTIWNAIALEETAATVDSEGVGHYGKGFYDTQLADAFGRARRAQADDYITTLKLTLVLGEYLADEYRGHYYAKAQNLSRQLAEKYDDALADVDVLAMPTTPQTAHEVDESISRLEAIDRALNMLHNTSPFDVTGHPATSVPAGTADGLPVGLMLIGERFDDATVLSSAHAFEQSVETGL; translated from the coding sequence ATGCCAGAATCACCACCGAACGTCCAGCCGCCGACGCCGGCGGAGATCCGCGAGTACGCACGACGCCATCACATCGATCTGACCGATCAAGAGGTCGAAGACTTCGAAGCCGCCATCGCAGAGACACTTCTGGGCTACGAGCGATTGGATCGACTTCCTGACTATCGACCCCGCCTCGAATACACCGACCGCGATCCCGGCTACCGGCCGGGACCCGACGAAGATCCGCTCAACGCCTTCGTCACGAAGTGCGAAGTAAGGGGCGCGGACGACGGCCCGCTCGAGGGCTACGAGGTCGGGCTCAAAGACAACGTCAATCTGGCCGGCGTCGAGCTGACGCTCGGCTCGAAGCTCTTCGAGGGATACGTTCCGTCGACGGACGCGACGATCGTGACGCGGCTACTCGACGCCGGTGCGACCATCACCGGGAAACTCAACATGGAAGACATGGCGTTTTCCGGAAGCGGCGAACTCTCCGCGACCGGGCCGGTACTGAACCCCGTCGACTCGGACTACATCGCGGGTGGGTCCTCGTCGGGGTCGGCAGCAGCCGTCGGCAACGGCGATGTCGACGTCGCTATCGGCGGCGATCAGGGCGGCTCGGTTCGAATCCCCGCCGCGTGGAGCGGCCTCGTCGGACACAAGCCCACCCACAGTCTGGTTCCGTACACCGGGATCGCCGGGCTCGGTCGCTCGTTCGACCACGCCGGACCGATCTGTTCGACCGTCGACGACTGCGCGCGAGTACTGAACGTGATCGCCGGAGCGGACGGCCTCGACCCTCGCCAGGGAGCCGTGCCGACCGACGACTACCGCGAAGCGCTTTCGGACGATCCGTCGGACGTGACCGTCGGTGTTCTCGAGGAGGGGTTCGGACACGAGGTCAGTGAGTCGGGCGTCGACGACACCGTTCGCGACGCGCTCACCGCGTTCGAGGACGCCGGCGCGACGGTGACGGAGGTCTCCGTGCCGATGCACCTCGATGGCCTAACCATCTGGAACGCTATCGCCCTCGAGGAGACGGCCGCGACGGTCGACAGCGAGGGCGTCGGCCACTACGGGAAGGGCTTCTACGATACGCAACTGGCCGATGCGTTCGGGCGAGCGCGGCGCGCACAGGCCGACGACTACATCACGACGCTGAAGCTCACGCTCGTCCTCGGCGAGTACCTCGCGGACGAGTACCGCGGCCACTACTACGCGAAAGCACAGAATCTCAGCCGACAACTGGCGGAAAAATATGACGATGCGCTCGCTGACGTTGACGTCCTCGCGATGCCCACGACGCCACAGACCGCCCACGAGGTCGACGAGTCGATCTCACGCCTCGAGGCGATCGACCGTGCGCTCAATATGCTTCACAACACGTCCCCGTTCGACGTGACCGGCCATCCGGCGACGTCGGTGCCTGCTGGGACGGCAGACGGGTTGCCGGTCGGGCTCATGCTGATTGGGGAACGGTTCGACGACGCGACGGTGCTCTCGAGCGCGCACGCGTTCGAGCAGAGCGTCGAAACCGGCCTGTAA
- the bioD gene encoding dethiobiotin synthase, with translation MSATQPIAVVGTGTGVGKTVITAGLTRALREAGHDARAIKPAQTGHPPDDDAEFVATACEDPDAATCPRYLGPALAPRVAAEVADESLTYETIRTACEREIDATPVPLVEGIGGLRVPLAGDREVIDLVADLEATAVVVTRSGLGTLNHTALSIDALEARGIDIVGIVCNEYAGETVAERTNPTELERMTGYEVETVPPLADNAPSDPRQMASGVGDALSPAFRELLPVESS, from the coding sequence GTGAGTGCGACCCAGCCGATCGCCGTCGTCGGCACCGGAACCGGCGTCGGGAAGACGGTCATCACGGCCGGACTCACGCGCGCGCTTCGCGAGGCCGGCCACGACGCGCGAGCGATCAAGCCGGCCCAGACGGGCCATCCGCCCGACGACGATGCGGAATTCGTCGCCACGGCCTGTGAGGATCCCGACGCTGCGACCTGTCCCCGCTATCTCGGGCCGGCGCTGGCCCCGCGGGTCGCAGCCGAGGTCGCCGACGAATCACTCACGTACGAGACGATCCGGACCGCCTGCGAGCGCGAAATCGACGCAACGCCGGTTCCGCTCGTCGAGGGGATCGGCGGCTTGCGGGTGCCACTGGCCGGCGACCGCGAGGTGATCGACCTTGTCGCCGACCTCGAGGCCACGGCGGTCGTCGTCACGCGATCGGGACTGGGAACGCTCAACCACACCGCGCTTTCGATCGACGCACTCGAGGCCCGCGGAATCGACATCGTCGGCATCGTCTGCAACGAGTACGCCGGCGAGACGGTCGCCGAACGGACCAACCCCACCGAACTCGAGCGCATGACCGGCTACGAAGTCGAGACAGTGCCGCCGCTGGCTGACAATGCTCCTTCGGATCCGCGTCAGATGGCTAGTGGCGTCGGGGATGCACTGTCGCCGGCGTTCCGTGAGTTACTGCCGGTAGAAAGCAGCTAA
- a CDS encoding replication factor C large subunit has translation MSDWTEKYRPTTLSEVRGNNKARDKLEEWAETWDEHRKSVIVHGSPGVGKTSAAHALAGDMGWPVMELNASDSRGADVIERIAGEAAKSGTLTGGEAGRRLVILDEADNFHGNADYGGSREVTRVVKDANQPIVLVANEFYDMSQSLRNACETIEFRDVSKRSIVPVLRDICRREGVEFEEEALAKIAESTSGDLRSAVNDLQAVAEETERLTVEDVVTSERDTTEGIFDFLDDLIKEKDAEGALRASYDVDETPDELLNWIEDNVPKDYAGAELADAYEFLSNADRWLGRVRATQDYSYWRYATDNMTAGVAASRRGSKGGWTRYNPPSYWSKLGRTKGTRNTRDAIAERIAEREGASVATVRREILPFLSAMTHHCRNRDLTVRMAAAYDLDEAEVSFITGSGKDTNKVESIVADADELKTEQAVEHSGNAFFEAEASSEDTTEQRESDAEGEQTQAGSAAADSAATDEPDGDQSGLSDFM, from the coding sequence ATGAGCGACTGGACGGAGAAGTACCGCCCGACGACGCTGTCGGAGGTACGCGGCAACAACAAAGCCCGCGACAAACTCGAGGAGTGGGCCGAAACCTGGGACGAGCACCGGAAGTCGGTGATCGTCCACGGCAGCCCCGGTGTCGGGAAGACCTCCGCCGCCCACGCGCTGGCCGGTGACATGGGCTGGCCAGTGATGGAACTCAACGCCAGCGACAGTCGGGGGGCGGACGTCATCGAGCGGATCGCCGGCGAGGCCGCCAAAAGCGGCACGTTGACTGGCGGCGAAGCGGGCCGCCGACTGGTGATCTTAGACGAGGCAGACAACTTCCACGGTAACGCCGACTACGGCGGCTCGCGGGAGGTGACCCGCGTCGTCAAGGACGCCAATCAGCCGATCGTACTCGTGGCAAACGAGTTCTACGACATGAGCCAGTCGCTGCGCAACGCCTGCGAGACGATCGAGTTTCGCGACGTCTCGAAGCGCTCGATCGTGCCCGTCCTGCGGGACATCTGTCGGCGCGAAGGCGTCGAGTTCGAGGAGGAAGCCTTAGCGAAGATCGCCGAGTCGACCAGCGGCGACCTGCGCTCGGCAGTCAACGACCTGCAGGCGGTCGCCGAGGAGACCGAACGGCTGACCGTCGAAGACGTAGTCACGAGCGAGCGCGACACCACCGAGGGGATCTTCGACTTCCTCGACGACCTGATCAAGGAGAAAGACGCCGAAGGTGCGCTGCGTGCCTCATACGACGTCGACGAGACCCCCGACGAGCTGTTGAACTGGATCGAGGACAACGTCCCGAAGGATTACGCCGGCGCTGAACTGGCCGATGCCTACGAGTTCCTCTCGAACGCCGATCGCTGGTTGGGCCGTGTGCGGGCCACACAGGACTACTCGTACTGGCGGTACGCGACGGACAACATGACCGCCGGCGTCGCCGCCTCCAGACGCGGCAGCAAGGGCGGCTGGACCCGCTATAACCCACCGAGCTACTGGTCGAAGCTCGGTCGCACCAAGGGAACCCGGAACACCCGCGATGCGATCGCCGAACGCATCGCCGAGCGCGAAGGCGCAAGCGTCGCCACCGTCCGCCGCGAGATCCTCCCGTTCCTCTCGGCGATGACACACCACTGCCGAAATCGAGACCTGACCGTCCGGATGGCGGCAGCCTACGACCTCGACGAAGCTGAGGTCTCGTTTATCACTGGCAGCGGAAAAGACACCAACAAGGTCGAGTCGATCGTCGCGGACGCCGACGAACTGAAAACCGAGCAGGCGGTCGAACACTCGGGCAATGCCTTCTTCGAGGCCGAGGCCTCGAGCGAGGACACGACCGAGCAACGCGAGAGTGACGCCGAGGGAGAGCAGACGCAGGCGGGCTCGGCGGCTGCCGACTCAGCGGCAACCGACGAACCGGACGGCGACCAATCCGGCCTGAGCGACTTTATGTAG
- a CDS encoding NotI family restriction endonuclease: MADSQDSPLFREAYTYHSEERVDDRYERVLETKSGSDIWSSPCEYLGYGCTKSTSKDDEHGMTRPLGVCSASSPDGHAVITCPDRFKSTKVYQDLKDYLFPNTEYSFHVLEERSLGNTGRVDLIPVVHDDGDIKDFAAIEIQSSYFSGDSIRPEFNEYMDDINEGKPPLPPKDARQMDYRSCIDKRLLPQIEEKIEVTEAWGKPLGAIVQTIAFENSQFVQRIDRVPEDEATFYWFVYDYVEDTPQYRLELNQIFPTTYEAMEAAIGASKAPALEEFANSLEDRLSRERR; this comes from the coding sequence ATGGCAGATAGTCAGGATTCTCCCTTATTCCGCGAGGCCTATACCTATCATTCCGAAGAACGGGTCGATGACCGGTACGAGCGCGTACTAGAAACGAAATCTGGCAGTGACATCTGGTCGAGTCCCTGTGAATACCTGGGGTACGGCTGTACGAAGTCGACGAGCAAAGACGACGAACACGGAATGACACGACCACTCGGCGTCTGCAGTGCATCATCGCCGGACGGACACGCCGTCATCACCTGTCCTGACCGATTCAAATCGACGAAGGTCTACCAGGACCTGAAAGATTATCTCTTCCCCAACACGGAGTACTCCTTCCACGTGCTGGAAGAACGGAGCCTTGGAAACACGGGTCGTGTCGATCTCATCCCCGTCGTGCACGACGATGGTGACATCAAGGACTTCGCAGCGATAGAAATCCAATCCTCATACTTCTCAGGGGACAGCATTCGTCCCGAGTTCAATGAGTACATGGACGATATTAACGAGGGAAAACCGCCACTCCCTCCAAAAGACGCCCGGCAGATGGATTACCGCAGCTGTATCGACAAGCGCCTCCTCCCGCAGATCGAGGAGAAAATCGAGGTCACCGAAGCGTGGGGCAAGCCTCTCGGGGCGATTGTACAGACGATTGCGTTCGAGAATTCACAGTTCGTACAGCGCATCGACCGCGTCCCGGAAGACGAAGCCACGTTCTACTGGTTCGTGTACGACTACGTCGAGGACACCCCGCAGTACCGATTGGAGCTGAACCAGATATTCCCAACGACGTACGAGGCGATGGAAGCGGCCATCGGTGCGTCGAAGGCACCGGCGCTCGAGGAGTTCGCGAACAGCCTCGAAGACCGTCTTTCCCGTGAACGCCGTTAG
- the rbcL gene encoding type III ribulose-bisphosphate carboxylase, protein MTGIEYDDFLDLAYEPATADLTCEFTIEPAADMSMEAAASRVASESSNGTWAALHVDEDELTDLGAVACEIDGDETTVAYPDALFEDGSMPQILSCIAGNILGMKAVDSIRLEDCHWPESIVDGFPGPQFGTSVAHEKLDAGERPVLATVPKPKVGLSTDAHARVGEEAWRGGIDLLKDDENLTDQDFNPFEDRLTESLAARDRAQEDTGERKDYLVNVTAETTEMLDRVDLVAEHGGGFVMVDVITTGWAAVQSVRERCEAHGLAIHAHRAMHAAFDRLEHHGVSMRVIAQIARLCGVDHIHTGTAGLGKLANEDTPGINAWLTGECHGLKPVLPVASGGLHPGVVDQLLEALGTDIIVQAGGGIHGHPDGTHAGAKALRQSVEASMAGESLESYAEDHTELATALEKWGAETPR, encoded by the coding sequence ATGACTGGAATCGAGTACGACGACTTTCTGGACCTCGCATACGAGCCCGCGACGGCGGACCTGACCTGTGAGTTCACGATTGAACCCGCCGCGGACATGTCGATGGAGGCCGCGGCGAGCCGGGTCGCCTCCGAATCCTCGAACGGTACCTGGGCAGCCTTACACGTCGACGAAGACGAACTGACGGACCTCGGCGCGGTGGCCTGTGAGATCGACGGTGATGAGACCACCGTCGCCTACCCCGATGCACTGTTCGAGGACGGCAGTATGCCCCAGATCCTCTCGTGTATCGCGGGGAACATCCTGGGGATGAAAGCCGTCGACTCGATCCGGCTCGAGGACTGCCACTGGCCGGAATCGATCGTCGACGGCTTCCCAGGCCCGCAGTTTGGCACGAGCGTTGCCCACGAAAAACTCGACGCCGGCGAGCGACCGGTCCTGGCAACGGTCCCGAAACCGAAGGTCGGCCTCTCGACCGACGCCCACGCCCGCGTCGGCGAGGAAGCCTGGCGCGGCGGGATCGACCTGTTGAAAGACGACGAGAACCTCACTGATCAGGACTTCAATCCCTTCGAAGACCGCCTGACGGAGAGTCTCGCGGCTCGCGACCGCGCACAGGAGGACACCGGCGAGCGCAAGGACTACCTCGTGAACGTCACCGCAGAAACCACTGAAATGTTAGACCGCGTCGATCTCGTGGCCGAACACGGCGGCGGCTTCGTCATGGTCGACGTGATCACTACCGGCTGGGCGGCTGTCCAGAGCGTCCGCGAGCGCTGCGAGGCGCACGGCCTGGCGATCCACGCCCATCGTGCGATGCACGCCGCCTTCGATCGACTCGAGCACCACGGCGTCTCGATGCGGGTCATCGCCCAGATCGCCCGGCTCTGTGGCGTCGATCACATCCACACCGGCACTGCAGGACTCGGCAAACTCGCAAACGAGGACACGCCGGGGATCAACGCCTGGCTTACGGGCGAGTGCCACGGACTGAAGCCAGTGCTGCCGGTTGCGTCCGGCGGACTCCATCCCGGTGTCGTCGACCAACTCCTCGAGGCGCTCGGGACCGACATCATCGTCCAGGCCGGCGGCGGGATCCACGGCCACCCCGACGGCACCCACGCGGGCGCGAAAGCCCTCCGACAGTCCGTCGAGGCGTCGATGGCGGGCGAGTCACTCGAGTCGTACGCCGAGGACCACACGGAACTGGCGACAGCCCTCGAGAAGTGGGGGGCAGAGACGCCGCGGTGA
- the sucD gene encoding succinate--CoA ligase subunit alpha, whose protein sequence is MSVLVDDDTRVVVQGITGGEGKFHTEQMMEYGTNVVAGAVPGKGGQEVSGVPVYDTVHEAVEEKNADTSVIFVPPAFAGDAIFESLDSGLDLAVAITEGIPTQDMARVNKRLTETDTRLIGPNCPGLITPGEAKLGILPGNIFSEGNVGLISRSGTLTYQVVDNLTNRGIGQTTAIGIGGDPIIGTNFVDALELFENDPDTDAIVMCGEIGGEDEEEAAAFIDENVDTPVAGFIAGRTAPPGKRMGHAGAIVSGSGTGTAESKISALNDAGVPVGDTPEEVADHIEEFLA, encoded by the coding sequence ATGAGCGTACTAGTCGACGACGACACGCGCGTCGTGGTACAGGGCATCACCGGTGGGGAAGGTAAGTTCCACACCGAACAGATGATGGAGTACGGCACCAACGTCGTTGCCGGTGCGGTCCCCGGCAAGGGCGGCCAGGAGGTCAGCGGCGTGCCGGTTTACGACACGGTCCACGAAGCAGTCGAGGAGAAAAACGCCGACACCTCGGTCATCTTCGTCCCGCCGGCGTTCGCTGGCGACGCGATCTTCGAGTCGCTCGACTCCGGTCTCGACCTCGCGGTCGCGATCACGGAAGGTATCCCGACCCAGGACATGGCGCGCGTCAACAAGCGTCTGACTGAGACCGACACGCGACTCATCGGTCCCAACTGTCCCGGCCTCATCACCCCCGGCGAGGCCAAACTGGGCATTCTCCCCGGCAATATCTTCTCCGAGGGTAACGTCGGTCTCATCTCCCGCTCGGGCACCCTGACCTACCAGGTCGTCGACAACCTGACTAACCGTGGCATCGGCCAGACCACCGCCATCGGTATCGGTGGCGACCCGATCATCGGCACCAACTTCGTCGACGCCCTCGAACTGTTCGAGAACGACCCCGACACCGACGCGATCGTCATGTGCGGTGAGATCGGTGGCGAAGACGAAGAGGAAGCTGCCGCGTTCATCGACGAAAACGTCGACACGCCGGTCGCTGGCTTCATCGCTGGCCGCACCGCGCCACCGGGCAAGCGCATGGGCCACGCCGGTGCGATCGTCTCGGGCTCCGGTACTGGTACCGCCGAGAGCAAGATCTCGGCGCTCAACGACGCCGGCGTCCCCGTCGGCGACACCCCCGAGGAAGTCGCCGACCACATCGAAGAGTTCCTCGCGTAA
- a CDS encoding aminotransferase class I/II-fold pyridoxal phosphate-dependent enzyme has product MADRGFDLEKRLETLEEHDLKRSLSPVDRVAERGYFAEPSGGDLPVLDSAEALVFASNNYLGLTDDQRVQDAARQAAATVGTGAGASRLVTGDTMVHRDLERLLAETKGTERALAFSSGYAANVGTITALEPDVVFSDELNHASIIDGCRLADAETVVYDHCDAASLRSKLAERAEQTRQDGRAPADESLLIVTDSVFSMDGTVAPLAAICDAAEEYGAWVMVDEAHATGLYANGGGVVQAEGLEDRVQIQMGTLSKALASQGGYVAGSTELIECLINDARSFVFSTGLAPTAAAAASEALHIARHSDVRDRLWENVAHLRDGLETMGFEVWGNSQILPVVIGDRQDALALADGIRERDVVAPAIRPPTVPEGTSRIRVVPMATHDQDDVIACLEAFRAAGKEVGIL; this is encoded by the coding sequence ATGGCCGACCGTGGGTTCGACCTCGAGAAGCGACTCGAGACTCTCGAGGAACACGACTTGAAACGCTCGCTTTCGCCCGTCGATCGGGTCGCCGAGCGCGGCTACTTCGCCGAGCCCTCGGGCGGCGACCTGCCCGTGCTCGATTCGGCGGAGGCGCTTGTGTTTGCCTCGAACAACTATCTAGGGCTGACGGACGACCAGCGGGTCCAAGACGCCGCACGGCAGGCTGCCGCGACCGTGGGCACGGGAGCCGGCGCGAGCCGGCTCGTCACGGGCGACACGATGGTCCACCGGGACCTAGAGCGGCTGCTCGCCGAGACGAAAGGAACCGAGCGCGCGCTGGCCTTTTCGTCGGGCTACGCCGCGAACGTCGGGACGATCACGGCGCTCGAGCCGGATGTCGTCTTCTCCGACGAACTCAATCACGCGAGCATCATCGACGGCTGTCGGCTCGCCGACGCCGAGACCGTCGTCTACGATCACTGTGACGCGGCGAGTCTGCGATCGAAGCTCGCGGAACGCGCCGAGCAGACGAGACAAGACGGCAGAGCGCCAGCCGACGAATCCTTGCTGATCGTCACCGACTCGGTGTTCAGCATGGACGGCACCGTCGCCCCGCTCGCGGCGATCTGTGACGCCGCCGAGGAGTACGGCGCGTGGGTAATGGTCGACGAGGCCCACGCGACCGGCCTCTACGCGAACGGCGGCGGAGTCGTTCAGGCCGAAGGACTCGAGGACCGGGTTCAGATCCAGATGGGCACGCTCTCGAAGGCGCTGGCCAGTCAGGGCGGTTACGTCGCCGGCAGTACCGAACTGATCGAGTGTTTGATCAACGACGCACGTTCGTTCGTCTTCTCGACGGGACTTGCGCCGACGGCGGCCGCCGCTGCGAGCGAGGCGTTGCATATCGCCCGTCACAGCGACGTCCGTGATCGTCTCTGGGAGAACGTCGCCCACCTCCGTGATGGCCTCGAGACGATGGGCTTCGAGGTGTGGGGCAACTCCCAGATCCTGCCCGTGGTCATCGGCGACCGACAGGACGCACTCGCGCTCGCAGACGGGATCCGCGAACGGGACGTCGTCGCGCCGGCGATTCGACCGCCGACGGTTCCCGAGGGAACCAGTCGGATTCGCGTCGTCCCGATGGCAACGCACGATCAGGACGACGTCATCGCCTGTCTCGAGGCGTTCCGCGCCGCGGGTAAGGAGGTCGGGATCCTGTGA
- the bioB gene encoding biotin synthase BioB, with protein sequence MVYETGNETVDDALERVVAGERLDRTDGLALMAQPVDVLAEAGAAVRDHFGDGTVDACSIVNAKAGNCAEDCGFCAQSVHFDTGIETYGFLGPEKVLEAAKRAERDGAQRFGIVVAEKGVSKEHRPEEWAEVIESIRLVRDECDLEVDASLGILTEEEAAILADEGINHYNHNIETSPNYFPEIVDTHSFEDRVKTLEVAKEAGMDLCAGVILGMGETPTDRVEAAIALQDIGISSLPVNVLNPVEGTPLYEQGADISTEEIVKTVAVYKLLHPESRVRLTGGREVNLAPDEQHLPLEAGADGLLTGDYLTTEGQSPGEDIEIIERAGLEPNRETNEFDPEEVKTRHSDAAESSTEAAASTGAEPSDD encoded by the coding sequence GTGGTTTACGAGACTGGAAACGAGACGGTCGACGACGCACTCGAGCGGGTCGTGGCCGGCGAGCGACTCGACCGGACCGACGGGTTGGCGCTGATGGCCCAGCCGGTCGACGTCCTCGCCGAAGCCGGTGCGGCCGTGCGCGATCACTTCGGTGACGGCACGGTCGACGCCTGCTCGATCGTCAACGCGAAAGCGGGCAACTGCGCCGAGGACTGTGGGTTCTGTGCGCAGTCGGTCCACTTCGACACCGGCATCGAAACCTACGGCTTCCTCGGCCCGGAGAAGGTCCTCGAGGCCGCGAAACGCGCCGAACGCGACGGTGCCCAGCGCTTCGGGATCGTCGTCGCGGAGAAAGGCGTCTCGAAGGAACACCGGCCCGAGGAGTGGGCGGAGGTCATCGAGTCGATCCGCCTCGTGCGCGACGAGTGTGATCTCGAGGTCGACGCCTCCCTCGGGATCCTCACCGAGGAAGAGGCCGCGATCCTTGCCGACGAGGGGATCAACCACTACAATCACAACATCGAGACCTCGCCGAACTACTTCCCCGAGATCGTCGACACCCACAGCTTCGAGGATCGAGTGAAGACCCTCGAAGTCGCCAAAGAGGCCGGCATGGACCTCTGTGCGGGCGTCATCCTCGGCATGGGCGAGACCCCGACCGACCGCGTCGAGGCTGCCATCGCGTTGCAGGATATCGGTATCTCCTCGCTGCCGGTCAACGTTCTCAACCCGGTCGAGGGAACGCCGCTGTACGAACAGGGGGCCGACATCTCGACCGAAGAGATCGTCAAGACGGTCGCGGTGTACAAACTCCTGCATCCCGAATCGCGGGTCCGCCTGACCGGTGGCCGCGAGGTCAACCTCGCACCCGACGAGCAGCACCTGCCGCTGGAAGCCGGCGCGGACGGCTTGCTCACCGGCGACTACCTCACGACCGAGGGCCAGTCGCCCGGCGAGGACATCGAGATCATCGAACGCGCGGGGCTCGAGCCCAACCGGGAGACCAACGAGTTCGATCCCGAGGAAGTGAAGACCCGCCACAGCGACGCCGCGGAGTCGTCGACCGAGGCGGCAGCGAGTACAGGCGCAGAACCGAGCGACGACTGA
- a CDS encoding transcriptional regulator yields the protein MDEVTFAVLGTGGIGRRALEVSQHKDALTPVAACDRHGVAIDFDGLDVDELLEATEGNIDNEVATDGGADAATAEGGVKQHGEELGVVASEQARPSEDSIQDIIDHGDQIDAVLLALPNYEHDFIPRTAERFIEGDYSGVMIDVLKRSRVIDMLDDRREAFEDAGITFICGAGATPGLLTGAAALAAQSFVEVTDVDIHWGVGLKSGYEDNRGTVREDIAHLPEYDIETARDLSEDEIEEIIDDHNGVIEFEDMEHADDVLLERAGICDAEDVTVGGILDVYNDEKPTTTTVRVTGRTFDGETATNTFQLGDETSMEANVNGPALGYLKAGVRRNRAGEYGVFGPAELMPGF from the coding sequence ATGGACGAAGTTACGTTTGCGGTACTCGGAACCGGTGGTATCGGCCGACGAGCACTCGAAGTGAGCCAGCACAAAGACGCCCTGACACCCGTCGCGGCGTGTGACCGCCACGGGGTCGCGATCGATTTCGACGGTCTCGACGTCGACGAACTGCTCGAGGCAACCGAGGGCAACATTGATAACGAGGTTGCAACTGACGGCGGAGCGGACGCCGCGACCGCCGAAGGCGGCGTCAAACAACACGGCGAAGAGCTCGGTGTCGTCGCCTCCGAGCAGGCCCGTCCCAGCGAGGATTCGATCCAGGACATCATCGACCACGGTGACCAGATCGACGCCGTCCTGCTCGCGCTGCCCAACTACGAACACGACTTCATCCCACGGACCGCCGAGCGGTTCATCGAGGGAGACTACTCCGGGGTCATGATCGACGTGCTCAAACGCTCGCGCGTGATTGACATGCTCGACGACCGCCGCGAGGCGTTCGAGGACGCCGGCATCACCTTCATCTGTGGCGCGGGCGCGACGCCCGGCCTGCTGACCGGCGCGGCGGCACTCGCTGCCCAGTCGTTCGTCGAGGTCACCGACGTCGACATCCACTGGGGCGTCGGCCTCAAATCCGGCTACGAGGACAACCGCGGCACCGTCCGCGAGGACATCGCTCACCTCCCCGAGTACGACATCGAGACCGCGCGCGACCTCTCCGAAGACGAGATCGAAGAAATCATCGACGACCACAATGGCGTCATCGAGTTCGAAGACATGGAACACGCAGACGACGTGTTACTCGAGCGTGCGGGCATCTGCGACGCCGAGGACGTCACGGTCGGCGGCATCCTCGACGTGTACAACGACGAGAAGCCGACGACGACCACAGTGCGTGTTACTGGCCGGACATTCGACGGCGAGACCGCGACGAACACCTTCCAGCTCGGCGATGAGACGAGCATGGAAGCGAACGTCAACGGGCCCGCGCTGGGCTATCTGAAAGCCGGCGTGCGACGGAACCGTGCCGGTGAGTACGGCGTCTTCGGCCCCGCCGAATTGATGCCCGGCTTCTGA